The genomic DNA GTCCTGCGCCGCGAGCAACTCCGACGGCGCCCTCTCACCGGAGGCGACATCACGCAGGAGGCGGAAGTAGCCGAACCGGTCGACGCCGGGCGTGAGCACGATGAGCGCCGACGCCGCGGAGGAGGGCGGCGCCGCGAACGCGTGCACGGTGTTCGGCTCGATGACGACGAGCGCGCCCGCCGGCACCTCCACGACGTCGTCACCGATCAGCATCTCCAGAGCTCCGTGTAGGACGTGGAAGACCTCGGCGGACCGGGTGTGGTAATGCGGTGAGGCACCGTCGACCCCGGCGGGCAGATCGACGCGCTGCACGCTCGCGGCCCCACCGGTCGCGGACGCATCGGCGAGGAGGGCGACCTTCGGTCCTCCGTCCCCCGCAGCGATCATTTCGGGCTCGAGCACGATCATGACGACCTCCAAGTAGTTAGCTATCAAACTACTTTGATAGTTCACCGTCTAACTAGTTCTGTCAAGGCGTACGCTTCGGGACGTGCATGACGTCGACGCCGCCATGGCCCAGTGGCGCACCGAGTACCCCGACCTCGACACGCTGCCGATGAGCATCGTCGGTCGGCTCGCACACCTCGAGGCCGCGGCCCGCGCGGCCATCGAGGCACCGCTCGAACAGGCGGGACTGCGCCGCGGTGAATTCGACGTGCTCGCCACGCTCCGCCGCTCCGGCGCTCCGTTCGCCCTCGCTCCGGCCGTCCTCGCCGACCAACTGCTGATCACACGCGCGGGCCTGACCGCACGGCTCGACCGACTCGAGGCCGCGGGCCTGGTGTCCCGCACCCCGCGTCCCACCGACGGACGCGGGAAGACGGTCACGCTCACGGACCCCGGACGACGACTGATCGAGCGACTGCTCCCCGAGCACATCGAACGCGAACGCACCCTCCTCGGCGCCCTGACGGACGACGAACTGCGGACGCTCGACGACCTCCTGCGACGACTCACCACGGGGTGACGGCGAGTCCCGACAGCACCAGTGCCGCCGCGATCATCGGCGGCCCGTGCGGCACGGTGCGGTCGCGGGCGGCGAGCGCCCACGCGACGGTGAGCAACTGAGCGCCGAGGATCGCGAGGAGCACCGCGGGGACACCGCCGGCCCCCGCGACGACCGCGCCGAGTGCCGGCGCCAGCTTCACGTCACCGGCGCCCATGCCGCGGGCGAGGAAGGCGGCGCCGTTCACCGCCGTCCAGAGGACGGCCCCGACCAGCGGGGCGGGGGCACCGTCGAACCAGGCCCCGAGCGAACCGAGGACGGCGACGCACGCGGCGGGCAGGGTCAGGACGTTCGGCAGGCGCCGCTCGCGCACGTCGAACCAGCACAGTGCCGCACACCACGCCAACAGCGCACCCCCGAAGAGCCCCCACTCCACGGGGGCAGTCTGTCAGGCCTGCAGGGCCTCGCGCAGCGCATCGGGAATCGCGATCGCACCAGAGCCGTCGGCGGCGATCACGGCGTACACGATCCTCCCCGCGACGGCCTCGGTCGGCTCGGCGGCGTCCAGATCGGTGACGAAGACGAATTCGATCGTGAAGCTCTTCGTCCCGATCCGGCCGGTCCGCATGACCAGCTCGGTATCGCCCGCATCGGTGAGCCCGGCCGCGTAATCGAGCTCGACGTGCACCACCTGCGAGTCGTAGCCCGCAGCGAGCATCGCCTCGTACGGCAGGCCGCGGTCGGCGTAGAACTCGCCGATGGCCGTGTCGACGTACCCGAGGTACCACATGTTGAACATGACGCCCTGGCGGTCGATCTCGTAGTACCGCGGCCGGAACCGGTAACGGAAGTCGGTCATGACGCCTCCCTGGCCGCGGCCAGAGCAGCCGCCATCGCCTCCCGCGGCGCGGGCATACCGGTGAACCACTCGGCCTGCCGGAACGCCTGGTGCAGCAGCATCGTCAGCCCGCCGGCGGTCCGGGCGCCCTTCGCCTCCGCCGCCGCCACCAGCAGGGTGGGCCACGGATCGTAGGCCACGTCGGCGATCGCCGGCGCCGCCGAGGACAGCGCATCCATCAGCGGGAAGTCGTCGGACTGCGCGGTGCCGGGCAGCGTGGAGACCACCACGTCCGCGGCGGGCACCGCCGCCGCGTCGAGCGGCGCCCACGTCGAGGCGAGGCCGAACGCCTCGGCGCACGCGAGGGCGCCCTGCGCCCGCTCCTCCGAACGGGCGAGCACCGTCGTGCGGGTGAAGCCCCGGTCGGCGAGCGCGGCGAACACCGGCCGTGCCGTGCCGCCCGCGCCGACGACGACCGCCGACTCCCCTGTCGCTCCGCATTCGGCCAGGAGGCCGTCGGCACCGTCGACGTCCGTGCAGTCGGCCAGCCAGCCCGTCCCGGTACGGACCAGCGTGTTGGCGGAACCGACGGTGACGGCGCGCTCCGTGCGCTCGTCCGCGAACTCCAGCGCCGCGAACTTGCCCGGCATGGTGACCGACAGGCCGACCCATTCCGGCCCGAGCGCGCCGACGAGGCCGGGCAGCGCGTCGGCGTCGCATTCGATCCGCTCGTACGTCCAGTCCAGGCCGAGCGCCACGAACGCCGCGCCGTGCAGTACGGGCGAGAGCGAGTGCGCGATCGGGCTCCCCAGGACCGCTGCGCGCCTCGTCACGGCCCGCAGCCCACCGTCAGGAACTTGGTGTCGCACGCCTTCTGCCGGTTGCGCTCGTGCTGTGCGAAGTCGTCCGTGAACAGCGTGGTGCCCTGGTTGTCGACGGTGACGAAGTACAGCCACGGTCCCGGGGCCGGGTTCTCGGTCGCGACCAGCGCGTCGGTGCCCACAGCGCCGATCGGCGTGGCGGGCAGCCCCGTCTTCGCGTAGGTGTTCCACTCCGTCTTCTTGAGCAGCTTCTCGCCCGCGACGTCGATGCCGGTCACGGCCTCGCCGTAGTTCACCGTCGAGTCCATCTCCAGCTTCTGGTTCTTCGCCAGCCGGTTCAGGATGACGCGCGCGACCTTGGGGTAGTCGTCCGCCTGGTTCACCTCGCGCTCGACGATCGAGGCCGACACCAGTACCTGGTACGGCGCGAGCTTCGCCGGCGAGCTGCGGCTCGCGGTGAGCAGGCCCTGCGCCTCGTACTGTTTGGCGGACGCGGTGATGAGCTGCCTGAGGATCGCGATCGGCGTCGCGGACGGATCGATCTGGTCCCAGACGCCCGGCGCGATGAGGCCCTCGATGCGACGGTGGTCGCCCTTGAGCCGGGTGACGGTGCCGGCCGCCCACTCCGGAACGCCCAGATCGGCGACGCTCGCGCTGGATGCGACCTTGACGAAATCCGCCTTCGGGGTCTGCTTCTTCACCCCGTCGACGGTGTGGGCGGTCGCGGCGGAGAGCTGGCTGAAGATGCCCTGCGCGACCTTGTTGTCCTTGCTGCGCTTGTCATCGAGGACCGCGCCGGCCGACACGTTGAGCATGCCGACCCGGTGCGAGCGGGCCGGGTCGACGAGCATGGTGACGGCCTCCGCGGCCGGCAGCGTCTTGCGCAACTCGTAGTACCCCGCCGAGATGGGCTTGTCCCCCGCGGCCTGGTTGAACGCACCGACGGACTTCACCACACCGGCGTCCACCAGGTTCTGCGCGAAATCGGAGTTGTTCTGGCCGACGATGTGGACCACGACCTCGGGGCCGGCCTGGCCGGAGGCGTAGTCGTCCGGCGCGGAACCGCCGAACAACGAACCGCGCACCGTCCACAGCACGCCGCCGATGACGACCAGGAACACGACGATCAGCGACAGCAGCGCCACCCGGCGCCGGCGCTTGATCCGCTCCCGCTGCGCGGCGCGGCGCCGCTCCGCGCGGGTGGTGCGCTGCCCGCCGATCGCCACCGGGTCGGCGCGCTCGTTGTTCCACCCGTCGCTCACTCGTCGACCTCCTCGGGACCGGGCACCGGCCTCCGCTCGTCGAGCCACCCCTGCAGGATGGCCACTGCGGCGGCCTGATCGATCACCGCTCGCTGCTCCTTCGCCCGCACCCCGTTGTCGCGCAGCGCCCGCTGCGCCGTCACGGTGGTGAAGCGCTCATCGAAAAAACATACCCGCGGCGGTGGCGTGGCCGTGGCACCGAGCGCCCCGGCGAGCCGCCGCGCGAACGCCTCCGCCATCTTCGCCGAGGAGCCGCGCTCGCCCTTGAGGGTGCGGGGCATCCCGATCACGATCTCGACCGGCTCGTAGTCCGCCACCAGCTGCGCGATCCGGCGGAGGTCCGAGCCGTCCTTGGCTGCGCGGACCGTCTCCACCGGCGTCGCGAGGATCCCGTCGGGATCGCAGACGGCCACCCCGATGCGGGCCCGGCCCACATCGAGGGCCAGCCGCCGGCCCCGCTCCCAGGCGGGTTCCGCGTCGCCCACCGTCAGGCGCCGACCGTCCGCGCGACCTCGGCCCGGACCGCGGCGAGGGCACCGTCGATCCCGGTGGCGTCCGACCCCGCTCCCTGCGCCATGTCGGCCTTACCGCCGCCGCGTCCGCCGACCGCGGGGGCGGCCGCCTTGACCACGTCGCCCGCCTTGACGCCCAGGTCCTGCGCGGCGTCGTTGGCGGCCACCACGAACGGCACCTTCTCGCCGTCCACCGCGAACAGCGCGATGACGGCGGGCTCCGCGCCGAGGCGCCCCTTCAGCTGGGTGACGAGGCCGCGGAGCTCCCCGGCGGTGACACCCTCCGGGGCCCGCGCGGCCACCAGCCGGACCGCCCCGACGCGCTCCGGCGACGAGGCGAGTTCGGCCAGCGCCGACAGGGCCGCCTGCGCGCGCAGCTTCTCGAGCTCCTTCTCGGCGTCCTTGAGGCGCGTCACCAGCGATTCGACGCGGGCCGGGACCTCCTCGGAGGGCACCTTGAGCGAGCTCGACAGCGCCGAGACCAACGCGTGCTCCTTCGCGAGGTACTGCTGCGAGTCGAGGCCCACGTACGCCTCGACGCGGCGGACGCCCGAGCCGACGGAGCTCTCGCCGAGGACGGTGACCGGGCCGACGAGTCCCGAGCTGGCGACGTGCGTGCCGCCGCACAACTCCAGGGAGAAGGGGCCGCCGATCTCGACGACGCGGACCCGGTCGCCGTAGTTCTCGCCGAACAGCGCCATCGCGCCGCGCTTCTTCGCGGACTCGAGGTCCGTGACATCGGTGTGCACGGCGTAGTCGGCCTGCACGGCCTCGTTGGTGACGCGTTCGATGTCGGCGCGCTGCTCGTCGCTCAAGCCGCCCGACCAGCGGAAGTCGAAGCGCAGGTAGCCCGGCTTGTTGAGCGAGCCCGCCTGGACGGCGTTGGGACCGAGGACCTGCCGCAGCGCTGCGTGCACGAGATGGGTACCGGAGTGCCCCTGGGTGCTCCCGTGGCGGTGGGCCGCGTCGACCGCGACGGTGACGGTGTCGCCCTCGGAGACCTCGCCGGACGCCACGGTGCCCTGATGCCGCCACAGCGTCTTCGCCACGCGCTGCACATCGGTCACCACGATCTGGGCGCCGGCGGCGGAGGTGATCGTGCCGATGTCGGCGAGCTGACCGCCGGCCTCGGCGTAGAGCGGGCTCCGGTCGAGCACGATCTCCACGTCGTCGCCCTGGTGCACGACGGGCACACGGACGCCGTCCTTGACCAGGCCCAGCACCTGGGCGTCGGAGACCAACTCGTCGAAACCGGTGAACTCGGTGGGCCCGCGGTCGACGAACTCGCGGAACACCGAGAGGTCGGCGAGCGCCGACTTCCGGGAGTTCGCGTCGTCCTTCGCGCGCTGGCGCTGCTCCGCCATGAGCGCCCGGAATCCGTCCTCGTCGACGGTGAGCCCGGCCTCGGAGGCCATCTCCAGCGTCAAGTCGATCGGGAAGCCGTAGGTGTCGTGCAGGGTGAACGCGTCGTCGCCGGACAGCACCGTCTTCCCGGAGGACTTGGTGGAGTCGACGGCGTTGCCGAACAGCGTGGTGCCCTGCTCCAGGGTCTTGAGGAAGGCCTGCTCCTCGCCGGTGGCGACGGTGCGGATGCGCTGCGCGTCGTCGGTGAGCTCGGGGTAGGAGGGCGACATCGTCGAGATGACGGTGTCGACGAAGTCGCCCATCGTCTCGCCCGTGGCGCCGAGCAGGCGGGCCGACCGGACGACGCGGCGCAGCAGCCGGCGCAGCACGTAACCGCGGCCGTCGTTGCCGGGATTCACACCGTCCTGGATGAGCATCACGGCGGTGCGGGTGTGGTCGGCGATGACGCGGAAGAGCCGGTCGTGCTCGGCGTCGCCGGCGTTGTAGCGCTGACCCGTGAGCGCCTGCGCCCGGTCAATCACGGGGCGCAGCAGGTCGGTGTCGTAGACGTTGTCGACCCCCTGCAGGAGGAAGGCGACGCGCTCGACCCCCATGCCGGTGTCGATGTTCTTCTTCGGAAGCTCGCCGAGGATCTCGAAGTTCTCCTTGCCGCCGCCCTGGCCCCGCTCGTTCTGCATGAAGACGAGGTTCCAGATCTCGATGTACCGGTCCTCGTCGGCCTCGGGGCCGCCTTCGACGCCGTACTCGGGGCCGCGGTCGTAGAAGATCTCCGAGCACGGGCCGGCCGGGCCGGGGATGCCCATCGACCAGTAGTTGTCCTTCATGCCGCGGCGCTGGATGCGCTCGGGGACCTGGCCGACCTCGAGCCACAGGTCGCGGGCCTCGTCGTCGTCGAGGTAGACCGTCGACCACAGGCGCTCGGGGTCCATGCCGAAGCCGCCCTCGTCGACCGGGTTCGTCAGCAGCGACCAGGCGAATCGGATCGCGTCGCGCTTGAAGTAGTCGCCGAAGCTGAAGTTGCCGGCCATCTGGAAGAAGGTGTTGTGCCGGGTGGTGATACCGACCTCTTCGATGTCCAGTGTGCGGACGCACTTCTGGATCGACGTGGCGCGATCGTAGGGCGGGGTCTGCTGGCCCAGGAAGTACGGCACGAAGGGCACCATGCCGGCGATGACGAAGAGCTGATTCGGGTCGTTCAGGACCAGCGATGCACTCGGCACCTGGGTGTGTCCGGCCTTGACGAAGTGGTCCGTGAACCGCTTCCGAATCTCATGGGTCTGCACAGCGATCCTTCGCGTTGAAGATGTCATCGAGCGTTACAGCGACCCGACCACCTTACCGACGCGCCGCGACCCCATGCACGTGCGTTCCTCGGCCACCGTCGCACAGCGCCGTTACCGCCGCCTCAGTATCCCGCGCAGCCGCGTCACGCGCGGGCCGATCTCGCGTTCGAAGCCGTGGTCCGTGGGGGCGTAGTAGTCGACACCGACCAGGTCGTCGGGCGGGTACTGCTGTGCGGCGACGCCGCCGGGCACGTGATGCGGGTAGACGTAGCCCTGGGCGTTGCCAAGCTTCTCCGCGCCGGCGTAGTGACCGTCCCGCAGGTGCGGCGGCACCGGCCCCGCCTTGCCGGCCGCCACGTCGCCCATGGCCGCACCGATCGCGGCGACGACCCCGTCGGACTTGGGCGCCGACGCGAGGTGGATGGTGGCCTGCGCGAGCGCGAGCCGTGCCTCGGGCATGCCGATGAGCTGCACCGCCTGGGCGGCGGCGGTGGCGACGAGCAGCGCCTGCGGGTCGGCCATACCGATGTCCTCGGAGGCGTGCACCACGAGGCGGCGGGCGATGAACCGCGGGTCCTCGCCCGCCGAGATCATCCGGGCCAGATAGTGCAGCGCCGCGTCGACGTCGGAGCCGCGGATCGACTTGATGAAGGCGCTGATGACGTCGTAGTGCTGGTCGCCCGCGCGGTCGTAGCGGACCGCCGCCGTGTCGATCGACGATTCGACCGCCTCGAGGGTGATCTCGTCGCCGCCCTCCCCCAGCGTCACGTCCGCGGCGGCCTCCAGCGCGGTGAGCGAGCGCCGGGCGTCGCCACCGGCCAGGCGCACCAGGTGCTCGCGGGCCTCGTCGGTGATCGTCAGCGCACCGTCGTAGCCCCGCGGATCCGACAGGGCCCGGTCGATGAGTTGCGAGATGTGCGTCGGCTCCAGCGGCCGCAGCTGCAGGATCAGCGAGCGCGAGAGCAACGGCGAGACCACGGAGAAGCTCGGGTTCTCCGTGGTGGCGGCGACGAGCAGCACCACGCGGTTCTCGACGGCCGCGAGCAACGCGTCCTGCTGGGCCTTGGAGAACCGGTGCACCTCGTCGATGAACAGCACCGTCTGCTCGTCGACGAGGAGACGACGCCGGGCCATCTCGATGACCGCGCGCACGTCCTTCACGCCCGCGGAGAGCGCCGACAGTGCCTCGAACCGGCGCCCCGTCGCGCCGGAGATGAGCGAGGCGATCGTGGTCTTGCCCGTTCCGGGCGGGCCGTACAGGATCACGCTGGCCGCGCCGGCGCCGTCGATGAGGCGGCGCAGCGGCGTCCCGGGGCCGAGCAGGTGCTCCTGACCGAGCACCTCGTCGAGGTCGCGGGGCCGCATGCGGACCGCGAGCGGGGTACCCGCATGGGTGGGGACGAACTCGACCGGCCCGCGGGAGGACGGTGCTTCGGGTGGCGCTCCGAGGTCCCCGTCGTCGCC from Tsukamurella paurometabola includes the following:
- a CDS encoding replication-associated recombination protein A encodes the protein MTGSLFGDDGDLGAPPEAPSSRGPVEFVPTHAGTPLAVRMRPRDLDEVLGQEHLLGPGTPLRRLIDGAGAASVILYGPPGTGKTTIASLISGATGRRFEALSALSAGVKDVRAVIEMARRRLLVDEQTVLFIDEVHRFSKAQQDALLAAVENRVVLLVAATTENPSFSVVSPLLSRSLILQLRPLEPTHISQLIDRALSDPRGYDGALTITDEAREHLVRLAGGDARRSLTALEAAADVTLGEGGDEITLEAVESSIDTAAVRYDRAGDQHYDVISAFIKSIRGSDVDAALHYLARMISAGEDPRFIARRLVVHASEDIGMADPQALLVATAAAQAVQLIGMPEARLALAQATIHLASAPKSDGVVAAIGAAMGDVAAGKAGPVPPHLRDGHYAGAEKLGNAQGYVYPHHVPGGVAAQQYPPDDLVGVDYYAPTDHGFEREIGPRVTRLRGILRRR
- a CDS encoding shikimate dehydrogenase — encoded protein: MRAVTRRAAVLGSPIAHSLSPVLHGAAFVALGLDWTYERIECDADALPGLVGALGPEWVGLSVTMPGKFAALEFADERTERAVTVGSANTLVRTGTGWLADCTDVDGADGLLAECGATGESAVVVGAGGTARPVFAALADRGFTRTTVLARSEERAQGALACAEAFGLASTWAPLDAAAVPAADVVVSTLPGTAQSDDFPLMDALSSAAPAIADVAYDPWPTLLVAAAEAKGARTAGGLTMLLHQAFRQAEWFTGMPAPREAMAAALAAAREAS
- a CDS encoding cupin domain-containing protein, giving the protein MIVLEPEMIAAGDGGPKVALLADASATGGAASVQRVDLPAGVDGASPHYHTRSAEVFHVLHGALEMLIGDDVVEVPAGALVVIEPNTVHAFAAPPSSAASALIVLTPGVDRFGYFRLLRDVASGERAPSELLAAQDEYDNHFVDSPPWRARRDAGAAHGG
- a CDS encoding MarR family winged helix-turn-helix transcriptional regulator, which codes for MHDVDAAMAQWRTEYPDLDTLPMSIVGRLAHLEAAARAAIEAPLEQAGLRRGEFDVLATLRRSGAPFALAPAVLADQLLITRAGLTARLDRLEAAGLVSRTPRPTDGRGKTVTLTDPGRRLIERLLPEHIERERTLLGALTDDELRTLDDLLRRLTTG
- a CDS encoding A24 family peptidase, translated to MEWGLFGGALLAWCAALCWFDVRERRLPNVLTLPAACVAVLGSLGAWFDGAPAPLVGAVLWTAVNGAAFLARGMGAGDVKLAPALGAVVAGAGGVPAVLLAILGAQLLTVAWALAARDRTVPHGPPMIAAALVLSGLAVTPW
- the ruvX gene encoding Holliday junction resolvase RuvX, whose translation is MGDAEPAWERGRRLALDVGRARIGVAVCDPDGILATPVETVRAAKDGSDLRRIAQLVADYEPVEIVIGMPRTLKGERGSSAKMAEAFARRLAGALGATATPPPRVCFFDERFTTVTAQRALRDNGVRAKEQRAVIDQAAAVAILQGWLDERRPVPGPEEVDE
- the alaS gene encoding alanine--tRNA ligase produces the protein MQTHEIRKRFTDHFVKAGHTQVPSASLVLNDPNQLFVIAGMVPFVPYFLGQQTPPYDRATSIQKCVRTLDIEEVGITTRHNTFFQMAGNFSFGDYFKRDAIRFAWSLLTNPVDEGGFGMDPERLWSTVYLDDDEARDLWLEVGQVPERIQRRGMKDNYWSMGIPGPAGPCSEIFYDRGPEYGVEGGPEADEDRYIEIWNLVFMQNERGQGGGKENFEILGELPKKNIDTGMGVERVAFLLQGVDNVYDTDLLRPVIDRAQALTGQRYNAGDAEHDRLFRVIADHTRTAVMLIQDGVNPGNDGRGYVLRRLLRRVVRSARLLGATGETMGDFVDTVISTMSPSYPELTDDAQRIRTVATGEEQAFLKTLEQGTTLFGNAVDSTKSSGKTVLSGDDAFTLHDTYGFPIDLTLEMASEAGLTVDEDGFRALMAEQRQRAKDDANSRKSALADLSVFREFVDRGPTEFTGFDELVSDAQVLGLVKDGVRVPVVHQGDDVEIVLDRSPLYAEAGGQLADIGTITSAAGAQIVVTDVQRVAKTLWRHQGTVASGEVSEGDTVTVAVDAAHRHGSTQGHSGTHLVHAALRQVLGPNAVQAGSLNKPGYLRFDFRWSGGLSDEQRADIERVTNEAVQADYAVHTDVTDLESAKKRGAMALFGENYGDRVRVVEIGGPFSLELCGGTHVASSGLVGPVTVLGESSVGSGVRRVEAYVGLDSQQYLAKEHALVSALSSSLKVPSEEVPARVESLVTRLKDAEKELEKLRAQAALSALAELASSPERVGAVRLVAARAPEGVTAGELRGLVTQLKGRLGAEPAVIALFAVDGEKVPFVVAANDAAQDLGVKAGDVVKAAAPAVGGRGGGKADMAQGAGSDATGIDGALAAVRAEVARTVGA
- a CDS encoding acyl-CoA thioesterase, with the protein product MTDFRYRFRPRYYEIDRQGVMFNMWYLGYVDTAIGEFYADRGLPYEAMLAAGYDSQVVHVELDYAAGLTDAGDTELVMRTGRIGTKSFTIEFVFVTDLDAAEPTEAVAGRIVYAVIAADGSGAIAIPDALREALQA
- a CDS encoding endolytic transglycosylase MltG → MSDGWNNERADPVAIGGQRTTRAERRRAAQRERIKRRRRVALLSLIVVFLVVIGGVLWTVRGSLFGGSAPDDYASGQAGPEVVVHIVGQNNSDFAQNLVDAGVVKSVGAFNQAAGDKPISAGYYELRKTLPAAEAVTMLVDPARSHRVGMLNVSAGAVLDDKRSKDNKVAQGIFSQLSAATAHTVDGVKKQTPKADFVKVASSASVADLGVPEWAAGTVTRLKGDHRRIEGLIAPGVWDQIDPSATPIAILRQLITASAKQYEAQGLLTASRSSPAKLAPYQVLVSASIVEREVNQADDYPKVARVILNRLAKNQKLEMDSTVNYGEAVTGIDVAGEKLLKKTEWNTYAKTGLPATPIGAVGTDALVATENPAPGPWLYFVTVDNQGTTLFTDDFAQHERNRQKACDTKFLTVGCGP